A genomic stretch from Pseudanabaena sp. ABRG5-3 includes:
- a CDS encoding efflux RND transporter periplasmic adaptor subunit encodes MTHSPSNEPIHAPLNQTSNQLIEVIEGVDEQQQKQLPSRNKSPKMSPKGWGILIGGVLLLTGGTWAILQMNRSPHSPEINTNQAIAVSTLTLRSQSVANTLELSGSIRPIEQATLSTRVMGRINQLSLESGDRFRKGDVLARIDVMDISAQTGQAQLGVAQAQAEVFRSQASLNQLESQKLEAQAALRLAQITQSRMSRLQAEGAVSQSQLDDANTALEQARARVAQSEAGIRQSQAAIAQTQAAVSRAELSVISSDVSESYGTIIAPFDGVVVQKMAYEGEMAAPGTPLLKVENPNKLELEISVPEENLRFVRVGQTVKVQFDAVNQTLNATIQQIVPTSDAKSRSFLVKIPLSNSQKLISGMFGRITLPIGESKETLLVPTAAIIQRGQLQGVYVLESSEEKAIANTIAVLRWVKTGKPQNGQIEILSGLKAGDRIITNNISQLSDGQAVTMR; translated from the coding sequence ATGACGCACAGCCCATCAAACGAACCAATTCATGCCCCCCTCAACCAAACAAGTAATCAATTGATTGAAGTGATTGAAGGAGTAGATGAGCAACAGCAAAAACAATTACCCTCTCGCAATAAGTCACCGAAGATGTCGCCAAAGGGATGGGGAATATTGATCGGTGGTGTGCTGTTGCTAACAGGTGGAACTTGGGCGATTTTGCAAATGAATCGATCGCCCCATTCTCCAGAAATAAACACAAATCAAGCGATCGCTGTTTCTACTCTGACCTTGCGATCGCAATCTGTAGCCAATACCTTAGAACTCTCTGGCTCAATTCGTCCTATAGAACAAGCAACGTTATCCACAAGGGTAATGGGGCGGATTAACCAATTATCCTTAGAGTCGGGCGATCGCTTTCGCAAAGGCGATGTTCTAGCTCGCATTGATGTCATGGACATTAGTGCTCAAACTGGACAAGCACAGCTAGGGGTCGCACAAGCCCAAGCAGAAGTATTTCGTTCTCAGGCAAGTCTCAATCAATTGGAATCGCAAAAACTGGAGGCTCAGGCAGCTTTACGCTTAGCCCAGATCACCCAGTCGCGGATGTCACGACTACAGGCTGAAGGAGCTGTTTCCCAATCACAACTAGATGATGCCAATACAGCGCTCGAACAAGCAAGAGCTAGAGTCGCCCAATCAGAAGCAGGAATTCGTCAGTCACAAGCAGCGATCGCTCAAACCCAAGCCGCAGTTAGTCGCGCCGAACTCAGCGTGATCTCATCAGATGTTAGTGAAAGCTATGGCACAATCATTGCTCCCTTTGATGGTGTTGTTGTCCAAAAGATGGCCTATGAAGGGGAAATGGCAGCCCCCGGAACCCCCTTATTAAAAGTGGAGAACCCTAATAAACTGGAGCTAGAGATCTCTGTCCCTGAAGAGAATTTACGATTTGTGCGGGTCGGTCAAACGGTCAAGGTACAGTTTGATGCGGTCAATCAAACTCTCAATGCCACAATTCAACAAATTGTGCCAACCTCAGATGCCAAATCCCGCAGTTTCTTAGTCAAAATTCCTCTGAGCAATTCCCAGAAATTAATTTCTGGGATGTTTGGGCGGATTACCTTACCTATAGGTGAAAGTAAAGAAACTCTCCTCGTTCCCACAGCAGCAATAATTCAGCGTGGACAATTACAGGGAGTCTATGTGCTGGAAAGCAGCGAAGAGAAGGCGATCGCCAATACGATTGCCGTTTTGCGTTGGGTGAAAACAGGCAAACCCCAAAATGGACAGATCGAGATCCTGTCAGGCTTAAAAGCAGGTGATCGCATTATTACCAACAACATCAGTCAACTTAGTGACGGACAAGCCGTTACGATGCGGTAA
- a CDS encoding rhodanese-like domain-containing protein, which produces MKAKSTNKQVQKQSVNPSPLSPSQLKSRQNQLMVVDVRGILEYWMGHIAGAKKMSRDRILQEIPKNQAIAITCLSGHRSDMAAQWLVAQGYSKVYSLRGGLLAWQSAGYAVHRGHRP; this is translated from the coding sequence ATGAAAGCTAAATCAACTAATAAACAGGTTCAGAAACAATCCGTAAATCCTTCACCCCTGTCTCCCTCTCAATTGAAGTCCCGTCAAAATCAATTAATGGTGGTTGATGTACGCGGAATTTTGGAATATTGGATGGGGCATATTGCAGGAGCAAAGAAAATGAGCCGCGATCGCATTCTCCAAGAGATTCCTAAGAATCAAGCGATCGCCATTACCTGTCTGTCAGGACATCGTAGCGACATGGCAGCCCAGTGGTTAGTGGCTCAGGGCTACAGCAAAGTCTATAGTTTACGCGGTGGTTTACTAGCGTGGCAGAGCGCTGGCTATGCTGTACACCGTGGTCATCGTCCTTAG
- a CDS encoding SCP-2 sterol transfer family protein → MVDLFSHEWMQAFGEQWNAEPELADALAKIHFNSVIGYGFENDPNPTGVLTIIEGRVVSSGAYIGQALNWDLRADRNHWEKWKTKGLDMMGLGMAYMSRKLQFRVGDYTAMIKDPRMAAPFIKSFAVMSKV, encoded by the coding sequence ATGGTAGATTTATTTTCCCATGAATGGATGCAAGCTTTTGGAGAACAATGGAACGCCGAACCTGAACTAGCTGATGCTCTAGCAAAGATTCATTTCAATTCCGTAATTGGTTATGGGTTCGAGAATGACCCCAATCCCACAGGAGTTCTCACAATTATAGAAGGAAGAGTTGTCTCTTCAGGTGCGTATATAGGACAAGCCCTCAACTGGGACTTACGCGCCGATCGCAATCATTGGGAGAAGTGGAAAACTAAGGGTTTAGACATGATGGGATTGGGTATGGCGTATATGAGTCGTAAGCTCCAGTTCCGTGTTGGTGACTACACTGCAATGATTAAAGATCCTCGAATGGCAGCTCCGTTTATTAAATCATTTGCAGTAATGAGCAAGGTTTAG
- a CDS encoding DUF3122 domain-containing protein produces MGCQIRKFFSWLLLIGAITIFVLIGLGILDAPHAVAAIRQLEESPNQIVYQSRQSLKDQHDHTWQTVAFKRTLPDGNSSFELRLVGFPDMVAIDHSQPLTLTTSLGKTLIAADTSEKIFTDGSQPQPNVGQYDLQPVLSELQAEIPLQISLPTVKDDAISLSIPPALVTEWQTVANY; encoded by the coding sequence TTACAATTTTTGTTCTCATCGGATTAGGAATCCTCGATGCTCCTCATGCAGTAGCAGCAATTAGGCAACTTGAGGAAAGCCCTAACCAGATCGTTTATCAATCCCGTCAATCCCTCAAGGATCAACATGATCATACTTGGCAAACTGTTGCCTTTAAGCGCACTCTTCCTGATGGGAACAGCAGTTTTGAGTTGCGCTTAGTAGGCTTCCCTGACATGGTAGCGATCGACCATTCTCAACCTCTGACTTTAACGACCTCTTTGGGAAAAACTCTCATTGCTGCTGACACTTCTGAAAAGATTTTCACAGACGGGTCTCAGCCTCAGCCAAACGTTGGACAGTACGACCTCCAACCTGTGTTATCAGAGTTGCAAGCGGAGATTCCTTTGCAGATTTCTTTACCAACAGTCAAAGACGATGCAATTAGTCTATCTATTCCACCTGCACTAGTCACTGAATGGCAAACGGTGGCTAATTATTAA